The following proteins are co-located in the Frigidibacter mobilis genome:
- a CDS encoding LysR substrate-binding domain-containing protein: MSTDSFLNLKTAQLRLIAAVADHGQLQLAAAELAMTQPAASRMLAEIEKTVRAPLFLRSPRGMVPTLIGKVLARRARAMLQEMRDMAREVEELREGRGGLVRVGAVTGPALGYLVPAIRQVKATSPEVEITVEVAPSVQLLRELAAGQLDFALARLLPEFDSKEFDLQPARDEIVALLVRRDHPLSRAPRVSLPELAQYEWVMQERGAPIRQAMEDAFGQDGRPLPRNIVNSSSLLLMIALLSQTNAIAPMAEEVAALVMEEPVGAGFAVLALDRQIRVAPYFLLSTRGRVLSPVANRLRALVQAELSGRA; this comes from the coding sequence ATGTCCACCGACAGCTTCCTGAACCTCAAGACCGCGCAACTGCGGCTGATCGCGGCAGTGGCCGATCACGGCCAGTTGCAACTTGCCGCGGCAGAACTGGCGATGACCCAGCCGGCCGCATCCCGAATGCTGGCCGAGATCGAAAAGACCGTGCGGGCGCCGCTGTTCCTGCGCAGCCCGCGCGGCATGGTGCCCACGCTGATCGGAAAGGTGCTGGCCCGCCGCGCCCGCGCCATGCTGCAGGAAATGCGCGACATGGCGCGTGAGGTCGAGGAACTGCGCGAGGGTCGAGGCGGCCTGGTGCGGGTGGGCGCCGTGACCGGCCCGGCGCTTGGCTACCTGGTGCCGGCCATCCGGCAGGTGAAGGCCACCTCGCCCGAGGTCGAGATCACGGTCGAGGTAGCGCCCTCGGTGCAGTTGCTGCGCGAGTTGGCGGCGGGGCAGCTGGATTTCGCGCTGGCCCGGCTGCTGCCGGAATTTGACAGCAAGGAATTCGACCTGCAGCCCGCGCGGGACGAGATCGTGGCGCTGCTGGTGCGCCGCGACCACCCCTTGTCGCGCGCGCCGCGGGTCAGCCTGCCGGAGCTGGCTCAATATGAATGGGTGATGCAGGAACGCGGCGCCCCGATCCGGCAGGCGATGGAGGATGCCTTCGGGCAGGACGGCCGGCCGCTGCCGCGCAATATCGTCAACTCCTCGTCGCTGCTGCTGATGATCGCGCTGCTGTCGCAGACCAATGCCATCGCCCCGATGGCCGAAGAGGTCGCGGCACTGGTGATGGAAGAGCCGGTGGGCGCGGGCTTTGCCGTGCTGGCACTGGACCGGCAGATCCGGGTGGCGCCGTATTTCCTGCTGTCCACCCGCGGCCGGGTGCTCTCGCCCGTGGCCAACCGGCTGCGGGCGCTGGTGCAGGCGGAACTGTCGGGGCGGGCCTGA
- the chvE gene encoding multiple monosaccharide ABC transporter substrate-binding protein, whose translation MKVTLFAAALAVGVSSFAMSAAAQDKGMVGIAMPTKSSARWIDDGNNMVRQFEAAGYQTDLQYAEDDIPNQLAQIENMITKGVNVLVIAAIDGTTLSNALENAAASDIKVVAYDRLIRDSGNVDYYATFDNFKVGVLQATSLVEGMKSRFPDTAPLNVELFGGSPDDNNAYFFYNGAMSVLQPMIDAGDIVIGSGQTGMETVGTLRWDGAVAQARMDNLLSAHYTDKEVHGVLSPYDGLSIGILSSLKGVGYGSGDLPMPIVSGQDAEVQSVKSMIAGEQYSSIFKDTRELARVTVGMVDALLQGTEPEINDTTTYDNGVKVVPSYLLEPLPVDASNYQAVLIDSGYYTEDQLK comes from the coding sequence ATGAAAGTCACGCTTTTTGCGGCCGCGCTTGCCGTGGGTGTATCGTCGTTTGCGATGTCCGCTGCCGCGCAGGACAAGGGCATGGTCGGGATCGCCATGCCGACCAAGTCGTCGGCGCGCTGGATCGACGACGGCAACAACATGGTGCGTCAGTTCGAGGCCGCAGGCTACCAGACAGATCTGCAATACGCCGAGGATGACATTCCGAACCAGCTCGCCCAGATCGAGAACATGATCACAAAGGGCGTGAACGTTCTGGTCATCGCCGCCATCGACGGCACCACGCTGTCGAACGCGCTGGAAAATGCCGCCGCGTCGGACATCAAGGTCGTGGCCTATGACCGTTTGATCCGCGACAGCGGCAATGTCGACTATTACGCCACCTTCGACAACTTCAAGGTCGGCGTGCTGCAGGCGACCAGCCTTGTCGAAGGGATGAAATCGCGCTTCCCCGACACGGCACCGCTGAATGTCGAGCTGTTCGGCGGCTCGCCCGACGACAACAACGCCTACTTCTTCTACAACGGCGCGATGTCGGTTCTGCAGCCGATGATCGACGCCGGCGATATCGTCATCGGTTCCGGCCAGACCGGGATGGAAACCGTCGGTACGCTGCGCTGGGATGGCGCGGTTGCGCAGGCGCGGATGGATAACCTGCTGTCGGCCCACTACACCGACAAGGAAGTCCACGGCGTGCTGTCGCCCTATGACGGACTGTCGATCGGGATCCTGTCCTCGCTCAAAGGCGTCGGCTACGGGTCTGGCGACCTGCCGATGCCGATTGTCAGCGGCCAGGATGCTGAAGTGCAGTCGGTCAAGTCGATGATCGCAGGCGAGCAGTATTCGTCGATCTTCAAGGACACCCGCGAACTTGCGCGTGTAACCGTGGGCATGGTCGATGCGCTGCTGCAGGGCACCGAGCCCGAGATCAACGACACCACGACCTATGACAATGGCGTCAAGGTGGTGCCGTCCTACCTGCTGGAGCCGCTGCCGGTGGATGCCAGCAACTACCAGGCCGTGCTGATCGACTCGGGCTATTACACCGAAGATCAGCTGAAGTGA
- the mmsA gene encoding multiple monosaccharide ABC transporter ATP-binding protein — MTPILEMRGITKTFPGVKALDNVNLTVLPGEIHAICGENGAGKSTLMKVLSGVYPHGSYEGEILYEGEAMAFRGIAESEARGIIIIHQELALVPLLSIAENIFLGNENASRGVINWPETYTRTTALLKKVGLSEAPTTPVDKLGVGKQQLVEIAKALSKEVRLLILDEPTASLQENDSQKLLDLLIEFRAQGIACILISHKLNEIRKVADRVTVIRDGATVSTMDCKAEEISEARIIRDMVGRDMASRYPARDVAIGEVLMEVEGWNVWHPEHAERQMIRDVSLNVRAGEVVGIAGLMGSGRTELAMSIFGKSYGRNISGQVRLRGQPVDTSTVPAAIAAGLAYVTEDRKGLGLVLPETILRNTTLSALPKVSSYGVVDPGAERKVAEDYRTALKIRTPGVFQKVMNLSGGNQQKVVLSKWLFTDPAVLILDEPTRGIDVGAKFEIYGIINDLAAQGRGVIVISSEMPELLGMCDRIYVMNEGAFVGELAASEASQEKIMSMIVKG; from the coding sequence ATGACCCCGATCCTCGAGATGCGCGGCATCACCAAGACCTTCCCCGGTGTGAAGGCCCTCGACAACGTCAACCTGACCGTCCTGCCCGGCGAGATCCATGCGATCTGCGGCGAGAACGGCGCCGGAAAATCCACCCTGATGAAGGTGCTGTCGGGTGTCTATCCGCATGGCAGCTACGAGGGCGAGATCTTGTATGAGGGCGAGGCGATGGCCTTTCGTGGCATCGCCGAAAGCGAAGCCCGCGGCATCATCATCATCCACCAGGAGCTGGCGCTGGTGCCGCTGCTGTCGATTGCCGAGAATATCTTTCTGGGCAACGAGAATGCCAGCCGCGGCGTCATCAACTGGCCTGAAACCTATACCCGTACCACGGCCCTGCTGAAGAAGGTGGGCCTCTCCGAGGCGCCGACCACTCCGGTGGACAAGCTGGGCGTGGGCAAGCAGCAGCTGGTGGAAATCGCCAAGGCGCTGTCCAAGGAGGTGCGGCTGCTGATCCTCGACGAGCCGACCGCCAGCCTGCAGGAGAATGACAGCCAGAAGCTGCTGGACCTGTTGATCGAGTTCCGCGCGCAGGGCATCGCCTGCATCCTGATCTCGCACAAGCTGAACGAAATCCGCAAGGTCGCCGACCGGGTGACGGTGATCCGCGACGGCGCGACCGTCTCCACGATGGATTGCAAGGCGGAAGAGATTTCCGAGGCGCGGATCATCCGCGACATGGTCGGCCGCGACATGGCCAGCCGCTACCCCGCCCGCGATGTCGCCATCGGCGAGGTGCTGATGGAGGTCGAAGGCTGGAACGTCTGGCACCCCGAACATGCCGAACGCCAGATGATCCGCGACGTGTCGCTGAACGTGCGCGCCGGCGAGGTGGTGGGCATTGCCGGGCTGATGGGCTCGGGCCGCACCGAACTGGCGATGAGCATCTTCGGCAAGAGCTATGGGCGCAACATCTCGGGTCAGGTCCGCCTGCGCGGCCAGCCGGTCGATACCTCGACCGTGCCTGCCGCCATTGCCGCCGGGCTGGCCTATGTGACCGAGGACCGCAAGGGCCTGGGCCTGGTGCTGCCCGAGACGATCCTGCGCAACACCACGCTGTCGGCGCTGCCCAAGGTCTCCAGCTATGGCGTGGTGGACCCGGGCGCCGAACGCAAGGTGGCCGAGGACTATCGCACCGCGTTGAAGATCCGCACGCCTGGCGTGTTCCAGAAGGTGATGAACCTGTCGGGCGGCAACCAGCAGAAGGTGGTGCTGTCGAAATGGCTGTTCACCGACCCCGCCGTGCTGATCCTGGACGAGCCGACCCGCGGCATCGACGTGGGCGCGAAGTTTGAAATCTACGGAATCATCAACGATCTGGCCGCACAGGGCCGCGGGGTCATCGTGATCTCGTCGGAGATGCCCGAGCTTCTGGGCATGTGCGACCGCATCTACGTCATGAATGAAGGCGCCTTCGTGGGCGAGCTCGCCGCAAGCGAGGCGAGCCAGGAAAAGATCATGTCGATGATCGTGAAGGGCTGA
- the mmsB gene encoding multiple monosaccharide ABC transporter permease codes for MAQTGTGAARPSLGHYLKNHLREYGILIALVAIMLFFQVMTDGTLMKPVNLTNLFLQNSYIIIMALGMLLVIVGGHIDLSVGSVAGFVGALAAVMLVHWGWPTLAVIVACLIVGTVIGAAQGYWIAYWRIPSFIVTLAGMLVFRGLTLWLLNGQSVGPFPKAFQLLSTGFVPDIFGPEKPNITAFVLGLAAATAIVVFAFRARARQQRYGIEDEPFIAFAVRNGIIALALAYISWLLATYRGLPNVLITMAVLVSAYTFLTTSTTLGRRIYAIGGNEKAAKLSGIRTEWLTFLSFCNMGLLAALAGLIFAARLNTATPKAGVSFELDVIAAVFIGGASMSGGSGKIVGAVIGAFIMGVMNNGMSILGVGIDYQQVIKGLVLLAAVIFDVYNKSKQG; via the coding sequence ATGGCACAGACCGGAACCGGGGCCGCGCGGCCCTCGCTGGGGCATTACCTCAAGAACCACCTGCGTGAATATGGCATCCTGATCGCGCTGGTGGCGATCATGCTGTTCTTCCAGGTGATGACCGACGGCACGCTGATGAAGCCGGTCAACCTGACCAACCTGTTCTTGCAGAACAGCTACATCATCATCATGGCGCTTGGCATGCTGCTGGTCATCGTCGGCGGGCATATCGACCTGTCGGTGGGTTCGGTCGCGGGCTTTGTCGGCGCGCTGGCGGCGGTGATGCTGGTGCATTGGGGCTGGCCCACCTTGGCCGTGATCGTGGCCTGCCTGATTGTCGGCACGGTGATTGGCGCGGCGCAGGGGTACTGGATCGCCTATTGGCGCATCCCGTCCTTCATCGTCACGCTGGCGGGGATGCTGGTGTTCCGCGGGCTGACGCTGTGGCTGCTCAACGGCCAGTCGGTCGGACCCTTCCCCAAGGCCTTCCAGTTGCTCTCCACCGGCTTTGTCCCCGACATCTTCGGCCCGGAAAAACCCAACATCACCGCCTTCGTGCTGGGGCTGGCCGCGGCCACGGCCATCGTGGTCTTTGCCTTCCGCGCCCGTGCCCGGCAGCAGCGCTACGGGATCGAGGACGAGCCTTTCATCGCCTTTGCGGTGCGCAACGGTATCATCGCGCTGGCGCTTGCCTATATCTCGTGGCTGCTGGCAACCTACCGGGGCCTGCCGAACGTGCTCATCACGATGGCGGTGCTGGTCTCGGCCTATACGTTCCTGACCACCTCGACCACGCTTGGCCGGCGCATCTACGCCATCGGTGGCAACGAGAAGGCCGCCAAGCTGTCGGGGATCCGCACCGAATGGCTGACCTTCCTGAGCTTCTGCAACATGGGCCTGCTGGCGGCGCTGGCCGGGCTGATCTTTGCGGCACGTCTCAACACCGCCACGCCCAAGGCCGGCGTCTCGTTCGAGCTTGACGTGATCGCTGCCGTGTTCATCGGCGGCGCCTCGATGTCGGGCGGGTCGGGCAAGATCGTCGGCGCGGTGATCGGCGCCTTCATCATGGGGGTGATGAACAACGGCATGTCGATCCTGGGGGTCGGCATCGACTATCAGCAGGTCATCAAGGGGCTGGTGCTGCTCGCCGCGGTGATCTTCGACGTCTACAACAAATCCAAGCAGGGCTGA
- the araD1 gene encoding AraD1 family protein produces the protein MHLSQLIGGGVILREGEIARLLPGAASVYDLASAAIGEARPLAAVLAAAGQGEAVDLAALAATGKLDLPMRHPEPARMYLTGTGLTHTGSASARDAMHAAATGGPAPVTDSMKMFRMGLEGGKPALGEIGVQPEWFYKGPGTEAVAPGQPLTSPGFALDGGEEPEIAGFYVIGPDGTPHRVGFSLANEFSDHVTERINYLFLAHSKLRPAAFGPELLLGALPDDIRGTSRILRGGTTVWEKPFLSGEANMSHTIANLEHHHFKYACFRRPGDLHVHMFGTATLSFADGFTTEAGDVFEISAAAFGLPLANPLAAEPAEAGPVTVRML, from the coding sequence ATGCATCTTTCACAACTGATCGGCGGGGGTGTGATCCTCCGCGAGGGTGAGATCGCCCGGCTGCTGCCCGGTGCGGCATCCGTCTACGACCTGGCCAGCGCCGCCATCGGCGAGGCTCGCCCGCTGGCCGCTGTGCTGGCTGCGGCGGGGCAGGGCGAGGCGGTGGACCTGGCCGCGCTCGCCGCCACCGGCAAGCTGGACCTGCCGATGCGCCACCCCGAACCCGCGCGCATGTACCTGACCGGCACCGGCCTGACGCATACCGGCTCGGCCTCGGCCCGCGATGCGATGCACGCGGCGGCCACCGGCGGCCCGGCCCCGGTGACCGACAGCATGAAGATGTTCCGCATGGGGCTGGAGGGCGGCAAGCCTGCCCTTGGCGAGATCGGCGTGCAGCCCGAATGGTTCTACAAGGGCCCGGGCACCGAGGCGGTGGCCCCCGGCCAGCCGCTCACCTCGCCCGGTTTCGCGCTGGATGGCGGGGAAGAGCCCGAGATCGCCGGCTTCTACGTGATCGGCCCGGACGGCACGCCCCACCGCGTCGGCTTCTCGCTGGCCAACGAGTTCTCCGACCATGTGACCGAACGGATCAACTACCTGTTCCTGGCGCATTCCAAGCTGCGCCCCGCCGCCTTCGGGCCGGAACTGCTGCTCGGCGCGCTGCCCGACGACATCCGCGGCACCAGCCGCATCCTGCGCGGCGGCACGACAGTTTGGGAAAAGCCGTTCCTGTCGGGCGAGGCGAACATGAGCCACACCATCGCCAACCTGGAACACCACCACTTCAAATACGCCTGCTTCCGCCGCCCCGGCGATCTGCATGTGCACATGTTCGGCACCGCCACCCTGTCCTTCGCCGACGGCTTCACCACCGAAGCTGGCGACGTGTTTGAAATCTCGGCCGCCGCGTTCGGCCTGCCGCTGGCGAACCCGCTGGCCGCAGAGCCGGCCGAGGCAGGTCCCGTGACCGTGAGGATGCTATGA
- a CDS encoding SDR family NAD(P)-dependent oxidoreductase, which yields MTEIASYPGLAGRTVLISGGASGIGAALTTAFARQGAITCFVDIAVAEGEALAEALTAEGHRAHFANCDITRTAQYQGAIRAFAEAHGPITALLNNAANDKRHSLEGLTEEGFDSHIAVNLRHQMFAAQAVAPMMRGAGGGSIVNFGSVGWMMATGGYPVYAASKAAVHGMTRGLARDLGRDGIRVNTLVPGWVMTDKQLRLWVDDAAKELIARSQCLAGPVLPEHIAQMALFLASDASAMCSAQNFIVDGGWV from the coding sequence ATGACAGAGATCGCAAGCTATCCGGGCCTGGCCGGCCGCACCGTGCTGATCTCGGGCGGGGCCAGCGGCATCGGCGCGGCGCTGACCACGGCCTTTGCCCGGCAGGGCGCCATCACCTGCTTTGTCGACATCGCCGTGGCCGAGGGCGAGGCGCTGGCCGAGGCGCTGACCGCCGAGGGCCACCGCGCGCATTTCGCCAATTGCGACATCACCCGTACCGCGCAGTATCAGGGCGCGATCCGCGCCTTTGCCGAGGCGCATGGCCCGATCACCGCGCTGCTGAACAACGCCGCCAATGACAAGCGCCACTCGCTCGAAGGGCTGACGGAAGAAGGCTTCGACAGCCATATCGCCGTCAACCTGCGCCACCAGATGTTTGCCGCGCAGGCCGTGGCGCCGATGATGCGCGGTGCCGGTGGCGGCTCCATCGTCAACTTCGGCTCGGTCGGCTGGATGATGGCGACGGGTGGCTACCCGGTCTATGCCGCCAGCAAGGCCGCGGTGCATGGCATGACCCGCGGCCTCGCCCGCGACCTTGGCCGCGACGGGATCCGCGTCAACACGCTCGTCCCCGGCTGGGTGATGACCGACAAGCAGCTGCGGCTCTGGGTCGATGACGCGGCCAAAGAGCTGATCGCCCGCAGCCAGTGCCTCGCCGGGCCGGTGCTGCCGGAGCATATCGCGCAGATGGCGTTGTTCCTGGCATCCGATGCCTCGGCCATGTGCTCGGCACAGAACTTCATCGTTGACGGAGGTTGGGTATGA
- the araD gene encoding L-arabinonate dehydratase, whose translation MTKFTPAPWPRKLRSQEWFGGTGRDQIYHRGWMKNQGLPHDLFDGRPVIGILNTWSELTPCNAHLRDLAERVKHGIYEAGGFPVEVPVFSASESGFRPTAMMFRNLAAMAVEEAMRGQPMDGCVLMVGCDKTTPSLLMAAASTDLPSIVVTGGPMLNGYFRGERVGSGTHLWKFSEAVKAGEMSQADFLEAEASMSRSPGSCNTMGTASTMASMAEALGMALSGNAAIPAVDSRRRVMAQLTGRRIVQMVKDDLKPSDILKKEAFENAIRTNGAIGGSTNAVIHLLAIAGRVGIDLTLDDWDRCGRDVPTIVNLMPSGKYLMEEFFYAGGLPVVIKRLGEAGLLHKDALTVSGETMWDQVKDVINHNEDVILPTDKALTQSGGVVVVRGNLAPKGAVLKPSAATAALLTHRGRAVVFEDIDDYKARINDEALDIDETCVMVLKNCGPKGYPGMAEVGNMGLPPKVLRKGITDMVRISDARMSGTAYGTVVLHTSPEAAAGGPLAVVQDGDMIELDVPNRRLHLDISDAELAERLAGWSPRTAPPASGYAWLHDAHVEGADTGADLDFLKGCRGAPVGRDSH comes from the coding sequence ATGACCAAGTTCACTCCCGCGCCCTGGCCGCGCAAGCTGCGGTCGCAAGAATGGTTCGGCGGCACCGGGCGCGACCAGATCTATCACCGCGGCTGGATGAAGAACCAGGGCCTGCCCCATGACCTGTTCGACGGGCGCCCGGTGATCGGCATCCTCAACACCTGGTCGGAACTGACCCCCTGCAACGCGCATCTGCGCGACCTCGCGGAACGGGTGAAGCACGGCATCTACGAGGCGGGCGGCTTCCCGGTTGAAGTGCCGGTGTTCTCGGCCAGCGAAAGCGGCTTCCGCCCCACCGCGATGATGTTCCGCAACCTCGCGGCAATGGCGGTGGAAGAGGCGATGCGCGGCCAGCCGATGGATGGCTGCGTGCTGATGGTCGGCTGCGACAAGACCACGCCTTCGCTGCTGATGGCCGCTGCCTCGACCGACCTGCCCTCGATCGTCGTCACCGGCGGGCCGATGCTGAACGGCTATTTCCGTGGTGAACGGGTCGGGTCCGGTACCCATCTGTGGAAATTTTCGGAAGCCGTGAAGGCCGGCGAGATGAGCCAGGCCGATTTCCTCGAGGCCGAGGCCTCGATGAGCCGCAGCCCGGGCTCGTGCAACACGATGGGCACCGCCAGCACGATGGCCAGCATGGCCGAGGCGCTTGGCATGGCGCTGTCGGGCAATGCCGCGATCCCCGCCGTGGACAGCCGCCGCCGGGTGATGGCGCAGCTGACCGGGCGGCGCATCGTGCAGATGGTCAAGGATGACCTGAAGCCTTCGGACATCCTCAAGAAAGAGGCGTTCGAGAACGCGATCCGCACCAATGGCGCCATCGGCGGCTCCACCAACGCCGTCATCCACCTCCTGGCCATCGCCGGCCGTGTCGGCATCGACCTGACGCTGGACGACTGGGACCGCTGCGGCCGCGACGTGCCGACCATCGTGAACCTGATGCCGTCAGGCAAATACCTGATGGAAGAATTCTTCTATGCCGGGGGCCTGCCCGTGGTCATCAAGCGGCTGGGAGAGGCGGGCCTGCTGCACAAGGACGCGCTCACCGTCAGCGGCGAGACGATGTGGGATCAGGTCAAGGACGTCATCAACCACAACGAGGACGTGATCCTGCCGACCGACAAGGCGCTGACCCAGTCGGGCGGTGTGGTCGTGGTGCGCGGCAACCTTGCGCCAAAGGGCGCGGTGCTGAAACCCTCGGCGGCGACGGCGGCTCTGCTGACCCATCGCGGCCGCGCGGTTGTGTTCGAGGATATCGACGACTACAAGGCCCGCATCAATGACGAGGCGCTGGATATCGACGAGACCTGCGTGATGGTGCTGAAGAACTGCGGTCCGAAGGGCTATCCTGGCATGGCCGAGGTCGGCAACATGGGCCTGCCGCCCAAGGTGCTGCGCAAGGGCATCACCGACATGGTGCGCATCTCCGATGCGCGGATGTCGGGCACCGCCTACGGCACCGTGGTGCTGCACACCTCGCCCGAGGCGGCAGCCGGTGGCCCGCTGGCCGTGGTGCAGGATGGCGACATGATCGAGCTCGACGTGCCGAACCGGCGCCTGCATCTCGATATCTCCGATGCGGAACTGGCCGAGCGGCTGGCGGGTTGGTCCCCGCGCACCGCGCCGCCTGCCAGCGGCTATGCCTGGCTGCATGATGCCCATGTCGAGGGCGCCGATACCGGGGCCGACCTCGATTTCCTCAAAGGCTGCCGCGGCGCCCCGGTGGGCCGCGACAGTCACTAG
- a CDS encoding aldehyde dehydrogenase (NADP(+)), producing the protein MTQDFTPHGKHLIAGEWVAGAASFRSEPASGPAHEFAMGTPGLVDQACEAAAAAFPAYAATTRAERAAFLNAIADEIEARAAAITQIGTQETGLPEARLNGERGRTTGQLRLFAQHILKGDYLDRRHDKALPERTPPRPELRMIQRPIGPVAVFGASNFPLAFSTAGGDTAAALAAGCPVVVKGHSAHPGTGEIVAEAVLAAIQSCNMPGGVFSLIQGGKRDVGTSLVQHPQIRAVGFTGSLGGGRALFDLCAQRPEPIPFFGELGSVNPMFLLPEAAAARGAAIGAGWAGSLTMGAGQFCTNPGIAVVGAGPAGDAFVKAAAEALEQVAPQVMLTDGIARAYQDGKARFDGRNTVQPVLVTASEGRTAAPNLYETDAASYLQDHALGEEVFGPLGLVVRVSGADEMETLAKGFEGQLTATIHMDDGDIDLARRLLPVLEQKAGRVLANGFPTGVEVADSMVHGGPYPASTNFGATSVGTMSIRRFLRPVCFQNLPEALLPEDLRG; encoded by the coding sequence ATGACCCAGGACTTCACCCCCCACGGCAAGCACCTGATCGCCGGCGAGTGGGTCGCCGGCGCGGCGAGCTTCCGGTCGGAACCCGCCTCTGGCCCGGCGCATGAGTTTGCGATGGGCACGCCCGGTCTGGTCGACCAGGCCTGCGAGGCGGCCGCGGCCGCCTTTCCGGCCTATGCCGCCACCACCCGGGCGGAGCGCGCCGCCTTCCTGAACGCCATCGCCGACGAGATCGAGGCCCGCGCGGCCGCGATCACCCAGATCGGCACCCAGGAAACCGGCCTGCCGGAGGCACGGCTGAACGGCGAGCGGGGGCGGACCACCGGCCAGCTGCGGCTGTTCGCGCAACACATCCTGAAGGGCGACTATCTCGACCGCCGCCATGACAAGGCGCTGCCCGAGCGCACCCCGCCGCGGCCGGAACTGCGGATGATCCAGCGTCCGATCGGCCCGGTCGCGGTCTTCGGCGCCTCCAACTTCCCGCTGGCCTTCTCGACCGCGGGCGGCGACACCGCCGCGGCGCTGGCCGCCGGCTGCCCGGTGGTCGTGAAGGGCCATTCGGCCCATCCCGGCACCGGCGAGATCGTGGCCGAGGCCGTGCTGGCCGCAATCCAATCGTGCAACATGCCGGGGGGCGTCTTCAGCCTGATCCAGGGCGGCAAGCGCGATGTCGGCACCTCGCTGGTGCAGCATCCGCAGATCCGCGCGGTGGGCTTCACCGGCAGCCTCGGCGGCGGGCGGGCGCTGTTCGATCTTTGCGCACAGCGGCCCGAGCCGATCCCGTTCTTCGGCGAGCTTGGCAGCGTGAACCCGATGTTCCTCCTGCCCGAGGCGGCTGCCGCCCGCGGCGCCGCCATCGGTGCCGGCTGGGCCGGCTCGCTGACGATGGGCGCGGGCCAGTTCTGCACCAACCCGGGCATTGCCGTGGTCGGGGCCGGCCCTGCCGGCGATGCCTTCGTCAAGGCCGCGGCCGAGGCGCTGGAACAGGTCGCGCCGCAGGTGATGCTGACCGATGGCATCGCCAGGGCCTATCAGGACGGCAAGGCCCGCTTCGATGGCCGCAATACCGTGCAGCCGGTTCTGGTGACCGCCAGCGAGGGCCGGACGGCCGCGCCCAACCTCTACGAAACGGATGCCGCCAGCTACCTGCAGGACCATGCGCTTGGCGAGGAGGTGTTCGGCCCGCTCGGCCTCGTGGTCCGCGTCTCCGGCGCGGATGAGATGGAGACGCTGGCCAAGGGCTTCGAGGGCCAGCTGACCGCGACGATCCACATGGATGACGGCGATATCGACCTTGCCCGCCGCCTGCTGCCGGTGCTGGAGCAAAAGGCCGGCCGGGTGCTGGCCAACGGCTTTCCGACCGGGGTCGAGGTTGCGGACTCGATGGTCCACGGCGGGCCCTATCCCGCCAGCACCAACTTCGGCGCAACCAGCGTCGGCACGATGTCGATCCGCCGCTTCCTGCGCCCGGTCTGCTTCCAGAACCTCCCCGAGGCCCTGCTCCCCGAAGACCTACGCGGCTGA
- a CDS encoding SMP-30/gluconolactonase/LRE family protein codes for MSALVYDSRPCELGEGALWHPERGQLFWFDILGRRLLSQDDSGPLAWQMTERCSAAGWVDHDTLLVASETALFRFDIATGERSDLVAMEADNPATRSNDGRADPWGGFWASTMGLGAEDGQGAIYRYYRGELRQLWGGLTIPNAICFGKDFAHYADTAEGRIYRVALDAEGWPAAAPELFLDLGLEGLNPDGAVIDAEDTLWVALWGAGKVAAYAPDGRFLRSVETGAPHNTCPAFGGAGLHTLFVTSALEGLDARALEAAPRSGMVLCEPDVAAGRAEPAVVLD; via the coding sequence ATGAGCGCGCTGGTCTACGATTCCCGCCCTTGCGAGCTGGGCGAGGGCGCGCTGTGGCATCCCGAACGCGGCCAGCTGTTCTGGTTCGACATCCTCGGCCGCCGGCTGCTGAGCCAGGATGACAGCGGCCCGCTGGCCTGGCAGATGACCGAGCGGTGTTCGGCTGCCGGCTGGGTGGACCATGACACGCTGCTGGTCGCCTCGGAAACCGCATTGTTCCGCTTCGACATCGCCACCGGCGAGCGCAGCGACCTGGTGGCGATGGAGGCCGACAATCCAGCGACACGCTCCAATGACGGGCGCGCCGATCCCTGGGGCGGGTTCTGGGCCTCGACGATGGGGCTCGGGGCCGAAGACGGGCAGGGGGCGATCTACCGCTATTACCGCGGCGAGCTGCGCCAGCTGTGGGGTGGGCTGACGATTCCGAACGCGATCTGCTTTGGCAAGGATTTCGCGCATTACGCCGATACCGCCGAGGGCAGGATCTACCGCGTGGCGCTGGATGCCGAGGGCTGGCCCGCGGCGGCGCCCGAGCTGTTCCTGGACCTGGGCCTTGAAGGGCTGAACCCCGATGGCGCCGTGATCGACGCCGAGGACACATTGTGGGTCGCGCTCTGGGGGGCGGGGAAGGTGGCGGCCTATGCGCCCGATGGCAGGTTCCTGCGCTCGGTGGAGACCGGCGCGCCGCACAACACCTGCCCGGCCTTCGGCGGCGCCGGGCTGCACACGCTGTTCGTGACCTCGGCGCTGGAGGGGCTCGATGCCCGCGCGCTGGAAGCGGCGCCCCGCTCCGGGATGGTGCTGTGCGAGCCGGACGTGGCTGCGGGGCGGGCAGAGCCGGCGGTGGTGCTGGACTGA